The region tgacgtcatatcaaACGGCAGCggtggcgagccgcgcggtgtgacgccatgccagatggcgccgcgagcgcgcaaaacacagtaaccgcctcacatatctcggtggatacccgaaccgcgccataaaggaaaggataaaggagggagggaaacggCGAAGCGCgtggcgcacccactcctcctccccggttgccatggtaacggagcatgcgcacaacttgcctcccgcatgtaccatggtagcgcacgcgcacaactggcgtctcgcctgtaccgggaaatgctcgactggcagcctagtgtagctcccgctaaaaaagtaaaaaatgacaGTACCTGTGTGGCTTCCACGCCCAACGGGGAAATTTTGGAAAGAGGTTATTCGAGATCattttaatattaataataattggtttttggggaaaggaaatggcgcagtatctgtctcatatatctttggacacctgaaccgcgccgtaagggaagggataaaggagggagtgaaagaagagaggaagaagaggtgccgtagggaagggctccggcataatttcgaccacctggggatctttaacgtgcactgacatcgcacagcacacgggcgccttagcgtttttcctccataaaaacgcagccgccgcggtcgggttcgaacccgggaactccggatcagtagtcgagcgccctaaccactgagccaccgcgacggggtaGATCATTTTCTCCCGTTTTGGAAACAGGCTGCGCGCGTCTCACAAAGAAAGCGCACAAGTCTATAGGAAACATTCTGGCTGTGGTGCACATGAAACCTTCAGATAAGTAAAGAACTGTGGCGCTCTTTTTCAACTTTTTCGTGGTATCAAGTGTCCGGGTGGGCGGTAAGAGTAGACTCCAAACAAGCAGGTACAACGCAGACGCTAGTATTTTTAGCCCGTGTTGTCTATGAAAAGAGAAATAACAAGTGATGAGTGCCAAAAGTGCCAAAATTATCGGAGCACAAAGCGATCGATGCGCGTGGGTTGCGCAGGCTGGCGCCCTGCGTAAGAATCGTAGTCGATTCGGTTCCTGCCATAACGATTATGGTGTCAGCAGTTTTTGTGGCAGCTGAAGAATGACCACacatgcaacaaaaaaagaaagaacgcagTACCATGCATGTTCAACGACTATATGGTACACTGCCTTCTGAGGCCTGCGAAGCCTGAGGTGGTCCATCGCAGAGCTCGTGAATTTGGCCTCCACAAGCAGTAAGGCGATGATGAATGAGAGGAATCTGAAAATGTCCACTGAAAACACCGCTGAGTAAGGAAGATAAGTCGAGAGGATAAGATCACATCGCTCACCCGCGAAAATAATACCCTCATGCATACGAAGCTGTGCGGACGTACACCAGCTTTAAATCCGGCAAGTGTGTTTGAGACAATTAATACGTGTATACGTCTGTGGTCTGTACGATATATACgatatataaattaaaaaaagaaacgttcccctatgcaccttggtttcggggactgttggcttccttcgtaagtttgtcaaacgggcccctcatttcctttaccttatatatatatatatatatatatatatatatatatataaggtaaaggtgtgtgtgcgtgcgtgcgtgtgcgtgcgcgcgcgcgcgcgcgtgtgtgtgtgtgtgtgtgtgtgtgtgtgtgtgtgtgtgtgtgtgtgtgtgtgtgtgtgtgtgtgtgtgtgtgtgtgtgtgtgtgtgtgtgtgtgtgtgtgtgtgtgtgtgtgtgtgtgtgtgtgtgtgtgtgtgtggtcccTTTTCGGCCGTTTacatatagacctcctgcatgtttgtaaacaaacgaggtggcgctgcagtcgccagcgagctcgtggtaggcaaaaggtcggggagtggcgtcgcggataggtgttgagcgcgggttttcaaggcttgtaggtgcgtttccagtttctgcgaatcatagcaatggtcgatgcttccaacttagtaatttgttgaagtacacgagctcgcgttggccacgtgcggtctataaagagaaatagtttgcactgtattgtatatatggttagtagtaaacatgtagaaagcgttcctgccgtttatttatgcgctaggcattgaataaaaccagttttgacactctgcactagccggaatgattttacttcgggacaatagtgaggggaagtgctagccttgtttcgtcggagcagacatgcgctcatcgtctactgacatacgtacgtgtcgcgctgtgcgaaaagtggggacagcgtcgtgtccctgatctcctgtctcgcttagcgctgtttttagccgcatgaccacgcaccagccaggccaacttgtcctcttgttaagctggtcgatttggcgAAAAttgttgatttctagaattattttctttcctatatccctgaagtctagtttcgtgacgaaaaattatagcaaaatattgagtacaaatttataaattacgctttttagaagtgtggtcgtcaaaaactgtgaggtaatttctttgatttcagtgccgcatttctttgaccaaagcgaaagcgaagatgccataaacgaggtaataaactttaaggttcgttttgcgacctctcacattttctgcgactggatcacgcaccttcgtaattcgcatgaaaataaaatgattccatttgtcgcaaactattcctgagacgttgaggagcgtaataaatctctcgattttattccctacacgtgcagtactgtgttagttatttcttgtaagaaacgttttcatgtaactatgcgtGCATAAATACTGaccatatagaaaaagaactaatcgcgtcatcgtacagaacagggctttatgtacatgctggcataaaaaaactgcgcactatctactcaattatttagaccttggggggacttgacaacggtgttaattataattacccagaactgcaccaggtatagctataaataaaaggaattgcggaaactagcgtaggaatttcatacttgcaccaagtttagttacatatcgcatgcatgaataacgaaaacacttttcattgccgcgtcccctctcaatctcgccacgtgtctgttagtagcacgcctgcggctgcttctttccaaacaagcttcgcgaccatgtactacctcatgtaacatgacacatgcatgatgcagtgaaaaagcatatggcgtttagcacacttaaggtacgctattctaagcacaccaacgcgaccgcgcaagattgacacaacttaccagagttctttctactcgaatgaaataattacgtcgtcatatcaagaaacagtttcaagaaaataataaatgtcataaaacgcgccattaaaacatggtgtgctattaacaaaagaacgcattccttgggggcgagtgaacctgtcggcgccccgtgccctcaggctcaaggtgataagtacgtgtgcagctgcatatgtcttttttttttccttgagcaattatcagcctactatcctgaagttcaggtgaatgaacgcagtaacttgcatgctattaagtgcattgagtggcagtgcctatcgactcccagacttcgcgttttactacagtggcccaatgcctgttagccagtttccgaatgcggcatttgtgcgcgagaaacctatcgaggctaatttaatattttttatgctacctcgcggatccagcagtgacgcagctggtcaatacatgctgcttctgcagtgaacaggcttgaagcagccgccggtagctgcggcagctgcggtaggcacgggcaagcggaatctgttttgcctaccatgcgaaagtcgctgctaacatcagcgccaccgcatcttcgtgacgtcgcggggtgaaggaggtccatacgcgTGCCATTTCTCAGAATGCACCGAGTATAGTGTTAATGTCATTCGGAGCTAGCTAGCGATGCAATTAATTCTCCGAGTGTTCACAATTCTCGGCAGTATGGATATGGATTGACGCTGAAGTCAGTCCAGGATGGTTGTAGGCAAATAAcaatttaaagcagttatttaaGTCGGTGCTAATTTAGAACTATGGCGCAGCAGGAGCCAAGCTTTGGCTGGGTGTGTCGCTCACAACACACGTTCGGGAACTGGAGGCCAAGCACAAATTTCAATATAAATCAACATTCTACTAGCCAGACCACACAGCCTGAAAACAATTACTTGCAACTTAATTGGTGCCATATTCTTTTCTGTGTTACGTCCTTTCTCAAGGCTGAGGCTAAATAGCTGCTGGAAAAAGGGGCAGTTTAAAAAAGTTGACAAAAATGAGAGTGTAAGAGCAGACTGCGCTCACCTCAGACGCTTCTTTGACGCTTTTCGGGAGATGTTCTGCGCTCTAAAAGCACACAATGATTATGCTGGCTCGTATTATAGAAATTAGTTGCTGCATTTTAAAAACAGGTTCCGACTCACTGACGCGTTTTTATCTAATGTGTCGCAAATTAAAGCTTTAACCACCATGCTTACCTAATGCATAGATCCTAGCTGAAACTATTTTAAGGCCTAAATAATCATTCAGCTAAGCACCTGCTCCTCCACAGTGAAGACTAAAACTTAAATATCCGCTTAAAGCGTTTTAAGCTATCTCTAGCTGCTTTCTGTCTTCCGTTGGCGCTTCTCTCCTCCAACAACGGCACTCACACTTGCACAGACGTACTCTTTCAACATTCCGCTCTGAAATTCTCTGCAGTAAATGATAgaccagagagaaaaaaaagaggaaattttggaaaagttttgtttatttctcgtCGTTTTATTTTTCGCGTCTCTGTGAAGAAACTCCCACGCTACGTGTGCGCATTGCTGCCTTTTGTCCGAGAGCTAACTGCTCCTCGTGGTCGCCTCCCACTCCACTCTCGCCATCTTGGTTCTACTTATAAGACCCCTCGCGTGTGTCGCGAGTATAGAATtcttttcgacaaaaaaaaaaagcctcgttcgcagcatcggcagcagcggtggcggcggtggcaaAAGCACCATGGGTAAAGCACCCTTTACCCATGGCTCCAACGCCTCAGCGAGCGAGCGAGTTCATTTCCCCTACTCGCACACGCGCGGATGTTTCCCTCGCATATAGCACTCCTCCCTCGAACAAAGCCAGCGGCATCCAGAGTGCTCCCACTGCCTCCACAGTCGTCCTAAGCCTCTTGCTCCTTCTTCCATACGTTCGAAGAACAGCACACGCGGGAGCAAAATGAGGGAGCGTCTCTCGCGAAGATGTTCAAACGACGTGGAGGGAGGTACCGCGTATGCAGGCAAGCCGGCGCGAGTGCTCTCTAGAACGGAACAACAAAGGAAGAATGCGTATGACGACGATATAACGGATACAAGAAGCAGGGAAAAAAAGGAGTGCTCGGAAAGCGGCGCGAAAAGTCGCATTCCGCGCCTTTCTTGTCGGAGCGCGCACCGCGCCCGGCGTTTGGACCGCGTGCGGAGTCGTTTGAAGCAGTGTTGCCGTTGCACGAAAAGAACTAGCTTGAGTCTCTCTCTGTTCGCGCCTCTGCAGCGCCCCAGCGAAACAGGCCGGCGTGTTTCATCGTCTTGACGTCACTTTCTTGTACTTTATTCGGTCTCACAATACCGATGCTACGCCGCTCACTGTGTTggtctctttttatttttatgatttTTTTCTGGTAAAAAAGGAAGTGTTTGGCGGCCGAAGAAAACGCTGGCAAGGTTTGCTGGGCAGCAGAGTTGTGCGTTAGAGGACGTCAATAAGGTTGGTCACTTACGTGCGTTATTCTTGTACACATGGgtgcacagaaagaaagaaaaggagagggAAATGCTAAACGAGGAAGAGTTTTTCTGCGACCAAACCGGAGATGTTGGGAGGGGTATGTTGCTTCCTTGCAATCCCCTTTGAACTCCTATGTCGAACATGGCGCCATGCGCGCTCAACACTCAATGGACGACCGACcagtggataataataataattggttttttgggggaaaggaaatggcgcagtatctgtctcatatatcgttggacacctgaaccgcgccgtaagggaagggataagagagggagtgaaagaagaaaggaagaattaggtgccgtagtggagggctccggaataatttcgaccacctggggatctttaacgtgcactgacatcgcacagcacacgggcgccttagcgtttttcctccataaaaacgcagccgccgcaaatCAGTGGACCAGTGGATCGCACTGAACCAATGCTGTCGCTTTGTGTTAGTCCTTGTCTATTCGCGGTGCTTCTTACTATTACGCTTCTTCAACGTCGCGCCTATATTGCACGTGAGTGCACCAAGCTTTGAAGACGCTTGGATTGCTTTTCAAGACGAGTCCTCTGTTCGCCTTGAATGTCTCTCCCCCCTTCTTTGACCTCCTTTTGTCTAGCCCTAATGAAGGTACCAAACTATTCCTTAATATTCTTAAATTCCAGGCATTTTAACTTCTTTTATTCCCCCCTCACGCTTATATTTCGAATTAGTAATCGCAAAGGCCTCAACACCGCTGTACAGTTATATTCTTCAGGACAGAAGGTCATACCGTTGTATTCCactgtaaggccgcccctctttttcAGCTGCGTACCAGGACGCCAGCACACGCGGAAgcgcctcccccctcccccccagtacaagcgagagcccccgagtgcatACGGGGAAAGCAAAGGGTCGCTTGGCgcatcgacccccccccccccccgcctaccctaacgacgtgggctatAAGACTATATGGACTAATAAGACTATATGGGCTTTAAGCATTAGCATACGTGCCAGCTCTAGAGCATGAATGTGAACCGTAACAACGAAAAATCACATTACCTTCCCAGCTAGCGCGCGCTAGCTGAGTTTGCGCTGAGAATTGCTCGGATTTCTCGCGCTGTTGGTTTCGATAAAGGAGAGAAACATCCGGGAAAAAAGTGTCATAACAGCTTCTCCCGAGAATCACTCACGTCTTTGTTTTGGCCCTGAAATCCGAGCCCTGTGTTAACCCGGAGAACAAAATAGAATAGTACTCACGATTATGATTAACGCACGGTCGTTGACCTTTAGAGACACACGATGCATTTTAACGCAGGGTAAAAATTTTGATTTTCCTGCCTTTAATATGCTAGGGAGCGTACACTGGGGCTCGTTAATTCTAAGCAGGGATCTCTTACATAGCGCTCCTTTCTCATCACGTACTACGCATGCAGCCTTTAGTACACACGGAAAAGTACCTGCGCTCCAACATGCTTCGATGAGGAGCGGTCGTCTACCCGAGAGCTCCTGCTTTTCGACTTTTGCGTGCTGTCCCGATACGAAGAGTGAGACCGCCACTATTCTTTTCACCTTTCTTTTGCCAAGTTAGGCGTTCTGTCCATTGCACTCTAGTCATTCATGGCTGCCGCTTAGCCAGAGAGGAGCTGCATAGACTTGCGCCTTTCCTTGCTCGTAGGCAAGTGCCGAACAGAAAGacaggaaggcaaaaaaaaaaagaagaagagcgAGAGGCCCGGAGGGCCCTGCTCGCGAAAGTCGCAACGTCGCGCATATGCGTTGTGGCAGCCGTATACGCTCCCGGAACGAGAGCTCCATTTACATGGGCAGCGGCCATTTCGAATGCGCATACATAGACGTACGGGCCGCATAACATGGCAACGCCGTTCGACGAGCTGTGCGGAGAAGACGCTGCGCATTTATGCCGGCGCCATTGACGTACTACACTTAGTCGTCTCAGTTCGGTGCAGTGCTGTCGTGGCTGGTCAGGGTTCCCGATCGGCCATGGAGGAGAGGGAACACACTCAAAAGTTTTATCACTCCACTCGAAGCCGCCATCTTTCTGAGCGTCGTCGGGTGCCTTCAAAGAATAAAGAATTGCTGCGCGAGGACACGTCCGTATCGTAAGTCAGAGTTTGCGTCCATCGAAAATGTCACTGAGGCAATGCTTTAACAACAGAGCGGTAATATAATCTTGCGCACGTTGGTGGACGCGTTCCGCTTCGCAAGTTTGGCCTTGCGTCCTGCTGCACCGAATTAGTGTTAACGAAAATGAACGAAAAGTATGGTACACTCGACAACATGGAACTTTACAATGTCAGTGAATATATAATACGGAAAGTCGGCAGTATAGCAGTGCGAGCTTCGGGCAGTTGACGTTCGACTAGAAACTGCATAAAGCAGCTGTAGTAGGTTTCACGTAGGCGAGTAAATTTTGGGCAACATAGGTCCCACTGTGTCTTAAGCTCCCCATGAGACATAGGTCGAACAACCACGAGGCCTTGCTGTGTTCTACCATTGCTGAGCCACTCAAACTACACCGAAAGAGGCAAGAGAATTCAGACACAACTAGACTGAAAGCAAAGtacacagaaagaaaaacaagcaaagtaAGTGCATCACACTAGCAATGCGTTGCCATTTCGGAGTCACCGCGCATTGAATCCAACAGATGCAATACTCTCTGCAGTAGGATAGAGTACAGAGGTGCGGATAGATATCTGCAAGCTCTCAGATAACCCTCAACATgttgaaaacaacaaaaatcgGTGCATTTAATCCCGGTCCCTCCCGTAGAACCTCTTCCTTCATCTCTCTGCCTTGTAAAATGCTTCTTTATTGTACTTATTAAAAATTTGCTTGAAATCTTGCGAGCTGAGCTGGGATGGCAGAGATTTACTGCATCTTTATATGCACACGGGTCAGCAGAACCAATTATCAGACAGGACTAGCCGCAGCTGCAGCCAGTCAGAGGATGTCGATGCACGCTTTCGGTACATGCAACGAGAAAGACGAAGATGGTTTCCTGACTCGCAGCTGCAGTTATGGCCGAGACCAGCGCAAGGCTGTGCCTACCGGTAAGTTTGTTGCAAAGCTTTCCCCTCTGTGCACAGACCAGCGTAAGGGGGACGAAATTTCGAGAGAGGTTGGTGCGTACCACGCACGAAGTAATTTATTGCAGTGCCAGGCAAATGTATCCTATTACAGTGAGGTAGGCTTGCGGTGTGTTACTTGCGGATAGAATTAATTGCGAACTGTGGCATGTCATGCAAAGCAAGTGGTTTCTCAATATACCACGTACTACGTTAAAATGCAACAGGAATGACTTAACGGAAGCGGTTAATGAAACAGAGTAGGTTATTGAGACCAGATAGTGAAGAGGTGGTTTCTCTCGCACAACTACCTCGATAGCGGTGTAGCATAGCCTCTTGGATTCGGGCGGAAAATTCGGGGacgacgcacgcattttacttgcgaaataaAGCAGTGGTGGCGAcatctgcatttttcttcttgcttttttttttttacttatggcGGCTCCGTTTTCGGTGACAGtggtctctctcttttttttttcaagtccagcattctcggacaaaattGTTTAAAATTGCagaattgtaagacactgttatggaaatattgaattattctgatatgtagcacaATCTTACTTTTAAAGCGTTTGCAGCGATCGCGTCGTACAGTTAGGACTTCCATAAAAAATacaatggggaaagcttttgacgatagcaaaaacttgaatagaaaaaaaatacaagactgccttcaggtgatctgcggatatatttgttgttatagtgaaatcttagatTGTAtgaaaaatttcgttcataaacggtttcccgctcaaaaatgcttttgtccagaattgctgggtgtgACAATGCGGTAGTCTATCCTCAGAGACCAACTTGACTTTGTCGTCAGTGTCCCATTaaacaccttttttttcttttctgggagTACTATATAAGGTACTGCTTGCATCAGACTCACCTTCACGCCCTAGCCATCGTCTGACGACTGGCTCCTGTACAGGGAGGCTAGGAGGCGACAGGGCCCGCCATGGACGACGGTTCCTGGAAGGGGGAGAACCGACCTCGGGACGAAGACGTCGTCCTCGGCGCCGAGGACGGCCGCTGGAAGTCTCACGACGTGGCCCTACCGGCGTTGGTCGCAAGCACCGTGTCCGGGGCTCTGCACCTATGGCTTCTGCGTCCTCCGGCCGTGGTCCGGAGGAGCGCTGTGGCTGCGGCCGGCGCCTTCGTGGGCGCACTGCTCGTCGGTTGCTTCGTCAACATCCGGCGAGACGCCAGGGCCAAGAGTGAGCATCCTGTCTTCTCCGTGCCCTTTCGAACTTAGTACATACACAGATGTTTGCACAGGGTGTCCTGGTCAAGAGGCACCAAGACTACAGTCTCTATTCATGGTAGCTGAGACAGTCCGCATCAAAGAACGATAGGTATTAACTCCCGTTTTTTCGCCGTACCTCGGGGCGAAGAACCGATAGTGATATAATCGGATACAACTCTAGAACGAAGcggtttttccccgtcaaaggacccactTCCAGTCAACGGCATTCGCCGAATCTCGTGAGCCTGCTGCATGACAATGGAATGAGGGGACAATCCCTGATcatggagggaggggactatcccctttcatctgccactccccgGATCCTCAGAAGGTTcataagaatcggccgacgccattggctggagaatCGCTACATTGCTCACTCTCAAGCCTGTCTTGATCCCAAAGCCACGGTGGCACTCGTCACAGCGTTCAGTCCGCCATCCTTTATGGCGGATATAGTGGTGGGGAACGCCTGCAAGGTCATAAAGCCCTGCAGGCGTTCCCCACCACTATCCTCAATCTTCCTTTGGGGAAGCTTGGTTTGACACAAGCCGacgtacctgaaaaaaaaattgaaaactggacCTTCATAGTCACCCTCGTATTTTTAAAACCCATGCCACCTGAGGGAAAAGGTGACCACGCGCTGAACCTTTTGAGTCCCCTGCAGGGCGCACCCGTGCATCTGGACGTGCCTGAGGCGCCTCGCCTTGCCTGCAGGTCAGCCTCTGCCCGCGTTTACGGAGCCCTACAGGCCGTGGGACAATGACGAGCAGCGAGCAGCGTATGGCGAAGATTTGCCTAGGGGCCCTAGGAGACCTCGCAGGCCGGTCGGCCTGAAGAACGTGAGCCTAGAAGACGCCTAGCTTCAGCGGTGCACTTTACACAAATTTGTGACTCCGATCGTATGATGTGTCAAGGCGATGCAAAGTTcgccacaaaaaaataaaacatgtatATGGGCTGATGTTCCCGGCTTTTTTGTCAAACAACTGTAAAACAGCTCtaaaaacaaagaataaaacaaaGAAGAAGTCACCAGGAGCGCTGACTTCCAGCTGACGATTTATTGCGAACGCATGCATTTAAAAGACGATTCACAGAAAAGGCTGCGGCATGGATGACTTTGTCTCAGTCAGAACAACGATGTCAGCATCACTTGCGCATACAACAGAGTTTAGTTCATCGCGTTTCTTCATGACGCTTTCAATCACGGGGAACACCATgttgtcttttttattttaatgcgttagcattagaacacCCATTAGCGCAGAAAGTGTACGGCGTTGACGGCGTGTGAGAGGAGTCAAATGGAGAAAGGAAAAAGGCGAGAGGGAGATCGAAGGAAAGGATAGATGGAGAGGGCAGGGGTAAATGGAGAGGGGTAGAGAGGACGAGTAGGTGGTAGTCGACGGGCTGGAGAGAAAGAGTGGTCGCCAGTCAGTCTAGGCGTGGATGGGAATAGTGGCGAGGGGGTACGGCGTGTCACACAGCGACTGATAGACTGATTCACGCCACCCGCCACCGTCAGGGGAAAACACTGATGCTAACGCATACCACGCCGCATGAATAGCATTGCTCATTGTGACTTT is a window of Amblyomma americanum isolate KBUSLIRL-KWMA chromosome 4, ASM5285725v1, whole genome shotgun sequence DNA encoding:
- the LOC144130367 gene encoding uncharacterized protein LOC144130367, with protein sequence MDDGSWKGENRPRDEDVVLGAEDGRWKSHDVALPALVASTVSGALHLWLLRPPAVVRRSAVAAAGAFVGALLVGCFVNIRRDARAKSQPLPAFTEPYRPWDNDEQRAAYGEDLPRGPRRPRRPVGLKNVSLEDA